In one Echinicola marina genomic region, the following are encoded:
- a CDS encoding DUF4286 family protein, whose translation MILYNITVNIDLEVEEQWIKWMKEEHIPSVMATGIFNDNKFFKLMHEPHDGGVNYSVQYFTDSLEKVYEYQTKFLQAHQEDFQKSFKDKYAIFRSLLQEVK comes from the coding sequence ATGATTTTATACAATATTACTGTAAATATCGACCTAGAAGTTGAAGAGCAGTGGATAAAATGGATGAAGGAAGAACACATCCCATCTGTTATGGCCACCGGGATTTTTAATGACAACAAATTCTTCAAGCTGATGCATGAGCCGCATGATGGAGGAGTAAACTATTCAGTGCAGTACTTTACAGATAGCCTGGAAAAGGTTTATGAATACCAAACTAAATTCCTACAAGCACACCAGGAAGATTTCCAAAAATCCTTTAAAGACAAGTATGCCATATTCCGCTCCTTGCTACAAGAAGTAAAGTAA
- a CDS encoding GNAT family N-acetyltransferase: protein MYTIREGKKEDLPRIFELIEELALYEKAPEEVTNTVKMMEEDGFGANPVYGFFVLVKNSTQEIIGTAIYYYRYSTWKGKRLYLEDYIVTERERGKGAGKLLFERVMKKSLEEKCTGMMWQVLDWNDPAINFYKKYKADIEGGWFNCHLQSEDIEEMLSSK from the coding sequence ATGTATACGATCAGAGAAGGAAAAAAAGAAGATTTGCCAAGGATTTTTGAATTAATAGAAGAATTGGCATTGTATGAAAAAGCGCCAGAGGAAGTAACCAATACGGTAAAGATGATGGAGGAGGATGGTTTTGGGGCCAATCCTGTATATGGATTTTTTGTATTGGTCAAAAACAGTACGCAGGAAATAATAGGAACGGCTATTTATTATTATAGGTATAGTACTTGGAAAGGTAAGCGTTTGTATTTGGAAGATTATATTGTCACAGAAAGGGAGAGAGGGAAGGGAGCAGGAAAGTTGCTTTTCGAAAGGGTGATGAAAAAGTCGCTGGAGGAGAAATGTACGGGGATGATGTGGCAGGTGCTAGACTGGAATGATCCTGCCATTAATTTCTATAAAAAATATAAGGCGGATATTGAAGGTGGTTGGTTCAATTGCCATTTACAGTCGGAAGACATTGAGGAGATGTTAAGTTCTAAGTAA
- a CDS encoding type III pantothenate kinase, with protein MFLSIDAGNSNIVFGFYDPETEKWTHEYRLETRRDLTLSYLEKNIRFYFLENGLRAPSVKAVGISSVVPEISDLLVQFSETFFHKTPHLINERSYTKLKISTARPQEMGTDLMANAAAAYEYFQTTCVIIDFGTALTFTVIDKDGKIMGVNIVPGLKTALKSLFRNTSKLPEVKLEVPQSAIGKDTIHSIQAGILFGYTGLVKGMLEAIKKEVNLEIKTIATGGLSEILSTLKGEFDKVDRELTLKGIKLITEKNMAT; from the coding sequence ATGTTCTTATCTATAGATGCTGGAAATTCCAATATAGTTTTTGGCTTTTATGATCCGGAAACAGAAAAATGGACACATGAATATCGCCTTGAAACCAGGAGGGACCTTACATTAAGTTATTTAGAAAAAAATATTCGGTTTTATTTCCTCGAAAACGGCTTGAGAGCTCCTTCCGTGAAAGCTGTGGGTATCAGCTCCGTAGTGCCTGAAATAAGCGATTTACTCGTACAGTTTTCGGAAACATTTTTCCACAAAACGCCACATTTAATCAACGAAAGAAGTTATACAAAACTGAAAATTTCCACTGCAAGACCCCAAGAGATGGGCACTGACCTGATGGCCAATGCTGCCGCTGCCTATGAATATTTCCAAACCACCTGTGTAATCATCGACTTTGGCACGGCACTCACCTTTACGGTTATCGATAAGGATGGCAAAATCATGGGAGTCAATATTGTTCCGGGGCTAAAAACAGCCCTTAAGTCCCTTTTCAGAAACACTTCAAAACTTCCAGAAGTAAAATTAGAAGTGCCTCAATCAGCCATTGGAAAAGACACCATCCATTCCATACAAGCAGGTATTCTATTTGGCTACACAGGTCTTGTAAAAGGTATGTTGGAGGCTATCAAAAAGGAGGTAAATCTAGAAATAAAAACAATTGCCACAGGAGGACTTTCCGAAATCCTAAGCACTTTGAAGGGAGAATTTGATAAAGTAGACAGGGAACTGACCCTTAAGGGAATCAAATTAATTACAGAAAAAAATATGGCGACATAA
- a CDS encoding Rne/Rng family ribonuclease, with protein sequence MSTELVIDSAQNSSRIALLKNKGLVELHADEENNQFKVGDMYLGTVRKIVNGLNAAFIDVGYEKDAFLHYQDLGPKVKSLIKYTKQIRNNHSEHPTLKGFELEPEIEKLGKISQVLSKSNQILVQVVKEPISTKGPRLSCELSLAGRYLVLVPFSNSVNVSKKIRKAEERRRLARLITSIKPANFGVIIRTVAEGQSVTELDKDLRNLVNSWEDGMKKLMKAKSKDKVIGEMSMASSIIRDLLNESFDAITVEDELVYDQIRSYIRSIAPEKEKIVKLYNGKAKLFESFGIEKQIKSLFGQSVSLPHGGYLIIEHTEALHVIDVNSGNKSNQESDQETTALKTNLVAVKEIARQLRLRDMGGIIVIDFIDMKKAENKRAVYDAMKAEMKDDRSKNTVLPLTKFGLMQITRQRVRPEVNIVTKETCPACNGTGKIQASILVADKLERDLEYTAVHQNLANIKIGLHPYLHAYFTQGMISRRVKWFFKYFKWVKLIKDSSLPVTEYKFLDETGEEIELTIKEGAE encoded by the coding sequence TTGAGTACGGAATTAGTAATTGATTCTGCTCAAAACAGTAGTCGAATAGCCCTTTTGAAAAATAAAGGACTGGTAGAGCTTCACGCTGATGAGGAAAATAACCAGTTCAAAGTGGGGGATATGTACCTGGGCACGGTCCGCAAAATCGTCAATGGGCTCAATGCAGCTTTTATCGATGTGGGCTATGAAAAAGATGCATTTTTGCATTATCAGGACCTCGGACCAAAGGTGAAGAGTCTGATCAAATATACCAAACAGATCAGAAACAATCATTCCGAGCATCCCACGCTTAAAGGGTTTGAGCTAGAACCTGAGATAGAAAAGCTTGGAAAAATTTCCCAGGTCCTTTCTAAAAGCAATCAAATTTTAGTTCAGGTTGTAAAGGAGCCTATCTCTACGAAAGGCCCACGACTATCCTGTGAGCTCTCCTTAGCCGGTCGTTATTTGGTACTGGTTCCTTTTTCCAATTCAGTCAATGTGTCTAAAAAGATCCGTAAGGCTGAGGAAAGAAGAAGACTAGCCAGACTAATCACTTCCATCAAACCTGCCAATTTCGGTGTCATCATTAGAACAGTTGCCGAAGGACAGTCCGTTACAGAACTGGACAAGGACCTTAGGAACTTGGTGAACAGTTGGGAGGATGGGATGAAGAAGTTGATGAAAGCCAAAAGTAAAGACAAGGTGATAGGAGAAATGAGTATGGCCAGCTCTATAATAAGAGACCTGCTCAACGAATCATTCGATGCAATCACGGTAGAGGATGAATTAGTCTATGATCAGATTCGGTCTTATATCAGATCGATCGCCCCTGAAAAGGAAAAAATTGTTAAGCTTTACAACGGTAAAGCCAAGCTATTTGAAAGTTTTGGAATTGAAAAGCAGATCAAGAGTCTGTTTGGACAATCGGTAAGTCTTCCGCATGGCGGATATTTAATTATTGAACATACCGAGGCGCTTCATGTCATTGATGTGAACAGCGGTAATAAGTCCAACCAAGAAAGCGACCAGGAAACAACAGCATTAAAAACCAACCTGGTGGCTGTCAAAGAAATTGCCAGACAGCTTCGCCTCCGAGATATGGGAGGGATTATCGTCATTGACTTCATTGATATGAAGAAGGCCGAGAACAAGAGGGCCGTCTATGACGCGATGAAAGCTGAGATGAAGGATGATAGGTCCAAGAATACAGTATTGCCATTGACTAAGTTTGGGTTAATGCAGATAACCAGGCAAAGAGTAAGACCTGAAGTAAATATTGTGACCAAAGAGACCTGTCCTGCTTGTAATGGGACAGGAAAAATCCAAGCCTCTATTTTGGTGGCTGATAAGCTGGAAAGAGATCTTGAGTACACTGCTGTACATCAAAACTTGGCCAATATTAAAATTGGCTTGCACCCATACCTTCATGCTTATTTTACCCAAGGGATGATTTCCAGAAGGGTAAAGTGGTTTTTTAAATATTTCAAATGGGTAAAACTGATCAAAGATTCTTCATTACCGGTGACGGAGTATAAATTCCTGGATGAAACAGGAGAAGAAATTGAACTTACTATTAAAGAAGGGGCTGAATAG
- a CDS encoding tetratricopeptide repeat protein, with protein sequence MKKSQIILVVAVIVAVGVLYSLPRVVVDSSEEGQNMAQQGDATSEPVTEAHNASVADSDKSTVSGLAAKLKKEENKENFVIFADSIATIYANAGMYDSAAYYLGLSAEKYPDSKSLEKAGDAYYEAFGFAMDQDKMVYLAEQTRSYLNQVLEKSPERLDLKTKVAMTHVSSTNPMQGIMMLREVLEQDPQNEEALFNMGVLSMQSGQYKKAVERFEELISHHPDNVQGQFYLGVSYFEAKQKNKAKKQFQLVKDMTEDPMIISSVDNYLGQL encoded by the coding sequence ATGAAAAAGTCGCAAATCATTCTTGTCGTCGCTGTAATTGTCGCTGTTGGTGTCTTGTACTCCCTTCCCAGGGTAGTGGTGGACAGCTCAGAGGAAGGTCAAAATATGGCGCAGCAAGGTGATGCGACTTCTGAACCGGTTACCGAAGCCCATAATGCTAGCGTGGCCGATTCAGATAAATCAACAGTTAGTGGCCTGGCTGCCAAATTGAAAAAAGAAGAGAATAAAGAAAATTTTGTTATCTTTGCAGATTCAATCGCCACTATCTATGCTAATGCTGGGATGTATGACAGTGCAGCTTACTATTTGGGGCTTAGTGCTGAGAAATATCCGGATAGCAAATCTTTAGAGAAGGCGGGGGATGCTTATTATGAGGCCTTTGGCTTTGCGATGGACCAAGATAAAATGGTTTATCTTGCCGAACAGACCAGGTCATATCTCAATCAGGTTTTGGAAAAAAGCCCTGAGAGACTTGATCTAAAAACCAAAGTGGCCATGACACATGTGTCGTCCACTAACCCTATGCAGGGAATTATGATGCTTAGAGAGGTGCTTGAACAAGATCCTCAAAATGAAGAAGCCCTATTTAATATGGGGGTTTTATCCATGCAGTCTGGACAGTATAAGAAGGCAGTGGAGCGTTTTGAAGAGCTTATCAGTCACCATCCAGATAATGTACAAGGCCAGTTTTACCTTGGTGTGAGTTATTTCGAAGCTAAGCAGAAAAATAAAGCAAAAAAACAGTTTCAGCTGGTAAAAGACATGACAGAAGATCCTATGATCATCTCCAGTGTAGATAACTATCTGGGACAACTATAA
- a CDS encoding HU family DNA-binding protein: MTKAEVITKISDKTGIQKDDVTQTIEAFFKVVKDSMSEGENIYVRGFGSFINKKRAKKIARNISKNTAIVIDEHYVPAFKPSKVFIDKIKNSKKVKEVAFQD, translated from the coding sequence GTGACTAAAGCAGAGGTAATTACCAAGATTTCGGACAAGACAGGAATTCAGAAGGACGATGTGACTCAGACCATTGAAGCATTTTTCAAGGTGGTGAAGGATTCCATGTCTGAGGGAGAGAATATTTATGTGAGGGGATTCGGTAGCTTCATCAATAAGAAGCGCGCCAAGAAGATCGCCAGAAACATTTCTAAAAACACTGCTATCGTGATCGATGAGCACTATGTTCCGGCTTTCAAGCCATCAAAGGTCTTCATTGACAAAATCAAAAACAGCAAAAAAGTTAAGGAAGTAGCTTTCCAAGATTAA
- the mutY gene encoding A/G-specific adenine glycosylase yields the protein MNFNHFAQKLLQWYPENKRDLPWRNTQNPYIIWLSEIILQQTRVAQGLPYFQKFIENYPTVEDLAASPQEEILRLWQGLGYYSRARNLHKCAKQVVEDHQGSFPDSYKGLLKLQGIGQYTAAAIASFAYREKVAVLDGNVFRVLSRYFGISTDISSTEGKKEFQSLANKAISPNQPDEYNQAIMEFGALQCTPKKADCNSCPLQPGCYAYNNNLVEKLPVKNKKIKVSTRAFLYHDIQCNGKIVTKTRGPRDIWEGLTDFPLVEFQSPEKIDPEASKLFHELQAFNPTIHFEGEKTYKHILTHQKIFSNFVSFKIPDNHQKALEKWVKDNGFLLNDPDELEALGKPKLIVRYLNDKK from the coding sequence TTGAATTTCAACCATTTTGCCCAAAAACTACTCCAGTGGTACCCAGAAAATAAAAGGGATCTTCCTTGGAGAAACACCCAAAACCCATATATCATTTGGCTTTCAGAAATTATCCTTCAACAAACAAGGGTAGCACAGGGCTTGCCATATTTCCAAAAATTCATCGAAAATTATCCAACTGTCGAGGATTTGGCCGCCAGTCCACAGGAAGAAATTTTAAGGCTCTGGCAGGGCCTTGGTTATTATAGCAGGGCGAGAAACCTACATAAATGCGCCAAACAAGTTGTGGAAGATCATCAGGGCAGCTTCCCCGACAGCTATAAAGGCTTACTTAAATTGCAGGGTATAGGTCAATACACCGCTGCTGCCATCGCTTCCTTCGCTTATCGGGAAAAAGTGGCGGTGCTGGACGGAAATGTATTCCGCGTACTCAGCAGGTATTTTGGTATAAGCACGGACATCAGTAGCACAGAAGGGAAAAAGGAGTTCCAGTCTTTGGCCAACAAAGCCATCTCCCCAAATCAGCCCGATGAATACAACCAAGCTATAATGGAATTTGGCGCATTACAGTGCACACCGAAAAAGGCCGACTGCAATAGTTGCCCCTTACAGCCCGGATGTTACGCTTATAATAATAACCTGGTCGAAAAATTACCGGTAAAAAACAAAAAGATAAAGGTCAGCACCAGGGCATTTTTATACCATGATATACAGTGCAATGGAAAAATTGTCACCAAGACCAGAGGGCCAAGAGACATTTGGGAAGGCCTGACGGACTTCCCCTTGGTAGAATTCCAATCACCTGAAAAAATAGACCCTGAAGCCTCAAAATTGTTTCATGAACTTCAAGCATTTAACCCCACCATACATTTTGAAGGCGAAAAGACTTATAAACATATACTGACTCATCAAAAAATTTTTTCAAACTTTGTCTCATTCAAAATCCCAGACAACCATCAAAAAGCTTTGGAAAAATGGGTAAAAGACAATGGCTTTCTACTCAACGATCCAGACGAGCTGGAAGCTTTGGGCAAGCCAAAACTGATTGTCCGATATTTGAACGATAAAAAATAA
- a CDS encoding single-stranded DNA-binding protein, with protein sequence MAGVNKVILVGNLGKDPEVRHLESGSVVANLTLATTEAYKDRNGNRVENTEWHDLELWDGQAKIAEQYLRKGSQIFVEGKIKSDTWQDEQGNNRKRTKIRVLSFTMLGSRNSEGSGGQPSSNPNTMSQASSNSPQTASMPSSNANIDEGDDDLPF encoded by the coding sequence ATGGCAGGTGTAAACAAAGTAATTTTAGTAGGCAACCTAGGAAAAGATCCAGAAGTAAGACACTTGGAAAGCGGCAGTGTGGTAGCCAACCTGACCCTAGCGACAACCGAAGCCTATAAGGACAGAAATGGCAATCGGGTGGAAAACACCGAATGGCATGATCTTGAACTTTGGGATGGACAGGCAAAAATTGCCGAGCAATACTTAAGAAAAGGTAGTCAGATCTTCGTAGAAGGAAAAATCAAATCCGACACTTGGCAGGATGAACAAGGCAATAACAGAAAAAGGACAAAAATCAGGGTACTGAGCTTCACTATGCTCGGCTCCAGAAATTCAGAAGGAAGCGGTGGGCAGCCAAGCTCAAACCCCAACACCATGAGCCAAGCCAGCTCCAACAGTCCACAAACTGCGTCAATGCCCTCATCCAATGCCAATATAGATGAAGGAGACGATGATCTTCCTTTCTAA
- the gldE gene encoding gliding motility-associated protein GldE: MDDPYPSLSMLAEINQISAGYIIINSLIFLLLLMASALVSGSEVAYFSLSHDDLGELSNESEENSALVIKLIEAPQKLLSTILILNNLINIGIVTLTTFFTLNLFGTDATGIVIILIQTVGVTFAIVFFGEIVPKVYANNARVSFSKLMAKSLNFFSIALAPLSSFLMTISNVIERRIEKKGYTLSVNELHQALEITSEHTTEGEKDIFKGIVNFGTLSVKQVMCSRMDITAVDVEMDFHELMDKINKSGYSRIPVYKETIDNIEGILYIKDLLAHIEKEDDFQWQTLTRKGLFVPENKKVDALLKDFQNKRVHMAIVVDEYGGTSGLVTLEDLIEEIIGEINDEFDDADNLLYKQIDDNTHVFEGKVSLNDFCKRLELDPQSFDEVKGDSESLGGLLLELNRKLPKNGSKIQFDKFTFTILAVDAKRIKKIKVYMNPQEAGDLPHNED; this comes from the coding sequence ATGGACGATCCATACCCGAGTTTGTCAATGCTGGCTGAAATTAACCAGATTTCGGCTGGCTATATTATCATAAACAGCCTCATTTTTCTACTTCTGCTAATGGCTTCCGCACTGGTATCTGGCTCTGAAGTAGCTTATTTTTCTTTGTCCCATGATGACCTGGGTGAGTTAAGCAATGAATCAGAAGAAAATTCAGCTTTAGTCATCAAATTAATAGAAGCCCCACAAAAGCTCCTAAGCACTATATTGATACTGAACAACCTCATTAATATAGGAATTGTTACTTTGACGACATTTTTCACATTAAACTTATTCGGCACTGACGCCACCGGGATTGTCATTATCCTTATACAAACAGTAGGCGTAACCTTTGCCATTGTCTTTTTTGGTGAGATCGTCCCAAAAGTATATGCCAACAATGCCCGGGTGAGCTTTTCCAAGCTCATGGCCAAGTCACTAAATTTCTTTTCCATTGCCCTAGCCCCACTATCTTCCTTTCTGATGACCATAAGTAATGTCATTGAGAGAAGAATTGAAAAGAAAGGCTATACCCTCTCTGTAAACGAATTGCACCAAGCACTGGAAATCACCTCCGAACATACCACTGAAGGCGAAAAAGACATTTTCAAAGGCATTGTTAACTTTGGCACCCTGTCGGTAAAACAGGTTATGTGCTCCAGAATGGATATCACTGCCGTGGATGTGGAAATGGACTTCCATGAGCTTATGGACAAAATCAATAAAAGCGGCTATTCCAGAATCCCCGTTTACAAAGAGACCATAGACAATATAGAAGGTATACTATATATCAAAGACCTATTGGCCCATATAGAAAAAGAAGACGATTTCCAGTGGCAGACACTTACCAGAAAAGGGCTATTTGTGCCGGAAAACAAAAAAGTAGACGCCCTGCTTAAAGACTTCCAAAACAAAAGGGTCCACATGGCAATTGTTGTGGACGAATATGGCGGAACATCGGGACTTGTCACCCTTGAAGACCTTATCGAAGAAATCATCGGAGAAATCAATGACGAATTTGATGATGCTGACAATCTACTTTATAAACAAATCGATGACAATACCCATGTTTTTGAAGGCAAGGTATCCTTAAATGATTTCTGCAAAAGACTAGAACTAGACCCACAATCCTTTGACGAAGTAAAAGGAGACAGTGAATCCCTTGGAGGTTTATTACTGGAACTCAACAGGAAATTACCTAAGAACGGATCTAAAATCCAATTTGATAAATTCACGTTTACCATCCTGGCCGTAGATGCCAAAAGAATAAAAAAAATAAAGGTCTACATGAACCCTCAAGAAGCAGGAGACTTACCCCATAATGAGGATTGA